A single Silvibacterium dinghuense DNA region contains:
- the hrpB gene encoding ATP-dependent helicase HrpB, with product MSTRKSLSLPVDAILPAIVSSLERHPNLIVQAHPGAGKTTRIPAHLLSVTRGEVLVLEPRRIAARMAARQVAREMGEPVGETVGYQVRFEEKSGPKTRLRFLTEGILTRRLLSDPTLRAVDVVVLDEFHERHIEGDLALAMLRQLQQRRPELKLVVMSATLETKGLSEFLDGAPLLHSEGRTFPVTVEHLPYSAQPLEAQVRNAVEKLMAEGHDGSILVFLPGVAEIRRAMRECEAVVRKHDLLALPLYGGLSPEEQDLAVAPSPRQKVIFATNVAESSVTVAGVTAVIDSGLARVASHSIWTGLPTLAVARVSRASATQRAGRAGRTAPGRVLRLYPEEDFLRRAEFDTPEILRSDLSQLCLALRAAPSEAVRGLQWLDAPPEVAVRQAEALLDRLGAQGEPAKEMARYPLAPRLAKLVMASLQAGAGEEGCLAAAVLASDVRSRRTDLLEAMDELRSNPQVRQQLEQIRRVARPPRQLEKHDDALRRAVLAAFPDRVARRRSGRLVQLSMGGLAELAGDDAIHEFLVAVEAEDRKDKALPGIRMVSAIEPDWLLDLFPERVTERNTVEWVASGERVESVSTLLYDDLVMDETRGAKVEEQAASALLVKKAVEAGLAPFVDADALEALLARIEFAGLEPPDVEGTLRELCAGLRSFSQLRTAAKDLLPLLEQQAGSQRLQSLAPHSIRLQGGRQTRVHYERGKPPWIASRLQDFFGMKETPRIGPAQTPVVIHLLAPNQRAVQTTADLAGFWQRLYPQVRRELMRRYPRHAWPETP from the coding sequence GTGAGTACAAGAAAATCTCTGTCCCTGCCGGTCGATGCGATCCTGCCTGCGATTGTGTCTTCATTGGAACGGCATCCAAACCTGATTGTCCAGGCCCATCCCGGCGCGGGCAAAACAACCCGCATCCCTGCACATCTGCTTTCTGTCACCCGCGGCGAGGTGCTGGTCCTCGAACCGAGGCGAATCGCCGCCCGCATGGCCGCGCGGCAGGTTGCGCGCGAGATGGGGGAGCCGGTCGGCGAGACGGTGGGTTACCAGGTGCGGTTCGAGGAAAAGAGCGGGCCGAAGACGCGGCTGCGCTTCCTGACCGAAGGCATTCTTACCCGGCGCCTGCTCTCCGATCCGACGCTGCGTGCCGTGGATGTGGTGGTCTTGGACGAATTCCATGAGCGGCATATCGAGGGAGACCTTGCCCTGGCCATGCTGAGGCAGCTCCAGCAGCGCAGGCCGGAGCTGAAGCTCGTGGTCATGTCGGCGACGCTCGAAACTAAGGGGCTGAGCGAATTTCTCGACGGCGCTCCGCTGCTGCACTCCGAGGGCCGTACCTTCCCGGTCACGGTCGAGCATCTGCCCTATTCCGCACAGCCTCTGGAGGCGCAGGTGCGGAATGCCGTTGAGAAGCTGATGGCCGAAGGCCACGACGGCAGCATCCTCGTCTTTCTGCCCGGAGTGGCAGAGATTCGCAGGGCGATGCGGGAGTGCGAGGCGGTAGTCAGGAAACACGATCTGCTGGCTCTGCCGCTTTATGGCGGATTATCGCCGGAGGAGCAGGATCTGGCCGTGGCGCCATCGCCCCGGCAGAAGGTGATCTTTGCCACCAACGTAGCCGAGAGCTCGGTGACAGTGGCCGGTGTGACGGCGGTGATCGACAGCGGGCTGGCGCGGGTCGCCAGCCACTCGATCTGGACGGGGCTGCCGACCCTGGCGGTGGCGAGGGTGAGCCGGGCTTCGGCAACGCAGCGTGCCGGTCGTGCGGGCCGCACAGCGCCGGGGCGGGTACTGCGGCTTTATCCGGAAGAGGATTTTCTGCGCCGTGCGGAGTTCGATACCCCGGAGATTTTGCGCAGCGATCTCTCGCAGCTCTGCCTTGCGCTGCGTGCCGCTCCTTCAGAGGCGGTGCGTGGCCTGCAGTGGCTCGATGCTCCACCGGAGGTCGCAGTGCGCCAGGCTGAAGCGTTGCTCGACCGGCTTGGCGCACAGGGGGAACCGGCGAAGGAGATGGCGCGCTATCCGCTGGCGCCGCGGCTGGCCAAGCTGGTCATGGCGTCTCTGCAGGCAGGCGCCGGCGAAGAAGGCTGCCTGGCCGCGGCGGTGCTCGCTTCGGACGTGCGGAGCCGCAGAACCGACCTGCTCGAAGCCATGGATGAGCTGCGCTCGAACCCGCAGGTTCGCCAGCAGCTGGAGCAGATTCGCCGTGTGGCCAGGCCGCCGCGCCAGTTGGAGAAGCATGACGACGCGCTGCGGCGGGCGGTGTTGGCCGCCTTTCCGGACCGCGTGGCGCGGCGGCGTTCGGGCAGGCTGGTGCAGCTCTCGATGGGCGGCTTGGCGGAGCTGGCCGGGGACGATGCCATCCATGAATTCCTGGTGGCGGTCGAGGCCGAGGATCGCAAGGATAAGGCTCTGCCGGGGATTCGCATGGTTTCGGCGATTGAGCCCGACTGGCTGCTCGATCTCTTTCCCGAGCGCGTGACGGAGCGCAACACGGTGGAGTGGGTAGCCTCGGGTGAGCGCGTAGAGTCGGTCAGCACGCTGCTCTACGACGACCTGGTGATGGATGAGACGCGGGGTGCGAAGGTCGAAGAGCAGGCCGCCTCGGCATTGCTGGTGAAGAAGGCGGTCGAAGCGGGACTGGCGCCTTTCGTCGATGCCGATGCGCTGGAGGCACTGCTGGCGCGCATCGAGTTTGCCGGCCTCGAGCCGCCGGATGTGGAAGGCACGCTGCGTGAGCTGTGCGCAGGCCTGCGCAGCTTTTCTCAACTGCGCACGGCGGCAAAGGACCTGCTGCCGCTGCTCGAACAGCAGGCTGGATCGCAGCGTCTGCAATCGCTCGCGCCTCATAGCATCCGCCTGCAGGGCGGACGGCAGACACGGGTTCACTACGAGCGGGGCAAGCCGCCGTGGATTGCCTCACGCCTGCAGGATTTCTTCGGCATGAAAGAAACGCCGCGCATCGGTCCCGCGCAGACGCCGGTGGTGATCCATCTGCTCGCGCCGAACCAGCGTGCCGTCCAGACGACGGCGGATCTGGCGGGCTTCTGGCAGCGGCTTTATCCGCAGGTACGGAGGGAGTTGATGCGGCGCTATCCGCGTCATGCGTGGCCGGAGACGCCGTAG
- a CDS encoding amidohydrolase family protein — protein MLKIDSHHHLWRFSDEYAWISDDMATLRRDFLVEDLRAEMRQVGISGAVAVQARQTLEETAWLLELATPASPVAGVVGWLPIAAEDFPSQLERFAANPRLRGLRHVVQAEPDGFLDAPEFNRGIASITHAGLVYDILIFARQLPEAIRFVDRHPDQAFVLDHIAKPDIRAGAIQSWTKDIRALAQRPNVACKLSGMITETDWRSWTSAELQPYFDVVLEAFGPDRLMAGTDWPVLTVGASYAVWWQTLEGWISALSPTEKAQILGRTAARVYGLDLSQLSLLSATVGA, from the coding sequence ATGCTGAAGATTGACTCCCACCATCACCTCTGGCGCTTCTCAGACGAATACGCCTGGATCAGCGATGACATGGCTACGCTGCGCCGCGACTTCCTCGTAGAAGACCTGCGCGCAGAGATGCGGCAGGTGGGTATCTCCGGTGCAGTCGCCGTACAAGCCCGGCAGACGCTCGAGGAGACCGCGTGGCTGCTCGAACTGGCGACGCCGGCATCGCCGGTTGCCGGCGTCGTCGGCTGGCTGCCGATCGCGGCAGAAGACTTTCCCTCTCAACTCGAGCGCTTTGCCGCGAACCCGCGTTTGCGCGGCCTCCGCCACGTGGTACAGGCAGAGCCGGACGGCTTTCTCGATGCGCCGGAATTCAACCGCGGCATCGCATCGATCACCCATGCCGGGCTTGTCTACGACATCCTCATCTTCGCGCGCCAGCTGCCCGAAGCCATCCGCTTCGTGGATCGTCACCCGGATCAGGCTTTCGTCCTCGATCACATCGCCAAGCCCGATATCCGTGCAGGCGCCATCCAAAGCTGGACAAAAGACATCCGTGCACTGGCGCAGCGGCCGAATGTGGCCTGCAAGCTCTCCGGCATGATCACAGAGACAGACTGGCGCTCATGGACCTCCGCCGAGCTGCAACCCTATTTCGACGTAGTGCTCGAAGCTTTTGGCCCGGACCGGCTGATGGCCGGCACCGACTGGCCCGTTCTGACGGTCGGCGCAAGCTATGCCGTGTGGTGGCAGACCCTCGAAGGCTGGATCAGCGCGCTCAGCCCAACCGAAAAGGCACAGATTCTCGGACGCACCGCGGCTCGCGTATACGGCCTCGATCTTTCTCAACTTTCTTTGTTATCGGCGACAGTCGGCGCATGA
- a CDS encoding fumarylacetoacetate hydrolase family protein, whose amino-acid sequence MKFVTYKGAANGSRVGVLSEGSVYELAGFADMHAVIAEPAKAEAAAKAAIAGGNGTPEAQAQLLAPIARPPRIFCIGLNYASHASESQMKVQAVPTVFMKLASSVTGPDTDVILPYNSTQPDYEAELAVVIAKSGYRIKAADWQEYVFGYTILNDVSARDIQLATTQWTLGKSFPTFTPLGPSIVTKDEIADPHALDISLTVDGETLQSSNTKHLIFKIPQLIEYISALTPLEAGDIISTGTPEGVGLGRTPQRWLRDGEEMVVRIEGLGELRNKTRSEKQA is encoded by the coding sequence ATGAAGTTTGTCACCTATAAAGGAGCAGCCAACGGAAGCCGCGTGGGCGTTCTGTCTGAAGGTTCGGTATACGAACTGGCCGGCTTTGCAGATATGCACGCTGTCATCGCCGAGCCGGCGAAGGCGGAAGCCGCCGCCAAGGCCGCAATCGCCGGAGGCAACGGCACCCCGGAGGCTCAGGCTCAGTTGCTGGCGCCCATCGCGCGGCCGCCGCGCATCTTCTGCATCGGCCTCAACTATGCGAGCCACGCTTCCGAGTCGCAGATGAAGGTCCAGGCTGTCCCGACGGTGTTCATGAAGCTGGCCTCCTCGGTGACCGGTCCGGACACAGACGTCATCCTGCCTTACAACAGCACGCAGCCCGACTACGAGGCCGAGCTGGCCGTCGTGATTGCGAAGTCCGGCTATCGCATCAAGGCCGCCGACTGGCAGGAGTACGTCTTCGGCTACACCATCCTGAACGACGTGAGCGCCCGCGATATCCAGCTCGCCACCACGCAGTGGACGCTCGGCAAGAGCTTCCCCACCTTCACGCCGCTCGGCCCCAGCATTGTGACCAAGGACGAGATCGCCGATCCACACGCACTCGACATCAGCCTGACGGTCGACGGCGAAACGCTGCAGAGCTCGAATACAAAGCACCTGATCTTCAAGATCCCGCAGCTGATCGAGTACATCTCCGCGCTCACGCCGCTCGAGGCAGGCGATATCATCAGCACCGGCACGCCTGAAGGCGTAGGCCTGGGCCGCACGCCGCAGCGCTGGCTGCGCGATGGCGAAGAGATGGTCGTCCGCATCGAAGGTCTCGGCGAGCTGCGCAACAAAACCCGTTCGGAGAAGCAGGCGTAA
- a CDS encoding enolase C-terminal domain-like protein encodes MSTIRITGIRTIDLRFPTSRFHIGSDAVNKDPDYSAAYCILETDSNFEGHGLTFTLGRGTDLCVQAVEYLSRFVVGRTLESIQLDMASFCRDLIGDTQFRWLGPEKGVVHLAAAALINAVWDLWAKVEGKPVWLLLADMTPEQIVSLIDFRYIDDALSPAEALEILKRNEPTKADRVAKLRANGLQAYTTSAGWFGFSDEKIKRLCQEGLRDGWTHFKLKVGGDAADDLRRGKLVRAEIGWENKLMVDANQKWGVLEAIERTTALKELDPWWMEEPTSPDDILGHARIRKESGVRIATGEHCHSKVMFKQLLQAGSIDVCQIDSCRVAGVNENLAIILMAAKFGVPVCPHAGGVGLCEYVQHLSAFDYLWASATLENRVVEYVDHLHEHFLTPVRIERGRYMLPEAAGYSIEIKPESLAEFAFPNGQAWLEEAKAAETRA; translated from the coding sequence ATGAGCACGATTCGTATCACGGGCATTCGCACCATCGATCTCCGCTTCCCTACCTCGCGTTTCCATATCGGTTCGGACGCGGTCAACAAGGACCCCGACTACTCGGCGGCCTACTGCATTCTCGAAACTGACAGCAATTTCGAGGGTCACGGTCTCACCTTCACGCTCGGTCGCGGCACCGACCTCTGCGTGCAGGCGGTCGAGTACCTCTCGCGCTTCGTCGTAGGCCGCACGCTCGAGTCCATACAACTTGATATGGCAAGCTTCTGCCGCGACCTCATCGGCGACACGCAATTCCGCTGGCTCGGGCCGGAAAAAGGCGTGGTGCACCTCGCCGCGGCAGCGCTGATCAACGCCGTGTGGGATCTGTGGGCCAAGGTTGAAGGCAAGCCGGTGTGGCTGCTGCTCGCCGACATGACCCCGGAGCAGATCGTCTCGCTCATCGACTTCCGCTACATCGATGATGCTCTCTCTCCGGCCGAAGCTCTCGAAATCCTCAAGCGCAATGAGCCGACGAAAGCAGACCGCGTGGCAAAACTGCGCGCGAATGGGCTGCAGGCCTACACCACCTCGGCAGGCTGGTTCGGCTTCAGCGATGAGAAGATCAAGCGTCTCTGCCAGGAGGGTCTGCGCGACGGCTGGACGCACTTCAAACTGAAGGTAGGCGGCGACGCAGCCGACGACCTGCGCCGCGGCAAGCTGGTGCGCGCCGAGATCGGCTGGGAAAATAAGCTGATGGTCGACGCCAACCAGAAGTGGGGCGTCCTCGAAGCCATCGAACGCACCACCGCGCTCAAGGAGCTCGACCCCTGGTGGATGGAAGAACCCACCAGCCCGGACGACATCCTCGGCCACGCCCGCATCCGCAAGGAGAGCGGCGTGCGCATCGCCACCGGCGAGCACTGCCACAGCAAGGTGATGTTCAAGCAACTTCTGCAGGCGGGTTCCATCGATGTCTGCCAGATCGACAGCTGCCGCGTCGCCGGCGTCAACGAGAACCTGGCCATCATTCTGATGGCGGCCAAGTTCGGCGTGCCGGTGTGCCCGCACGCAGGCGGCGTAGGCCTCTGCGAGTATGTGCAGCATCTCTCGGCCTTCGACTACCTCTGGGCCTCGGCCACACTCGAAAACCGCGTGGTGGAGTACGTGGACCATCTCCACGAGCACTTCCTCACGCCGGTGCGCATCGAGCGCGGACGCTATATGCTGCCGGAAGCCGCAGGCTACAGCATCGAAATCAAGCCCGAGTCGCTCGCCGAGTTTGCCTTCCCCAACGGGCAGGCATGGCTCGAAGAAGCAAAGGCAGCCGAAACCAGGGCATAA
- a CDS encoding SDR family NAD(P)-dependent oxidoreductase, translating to MAEITLKGKRALVTGAASGIGRAIATKFAEAGAEVFVLDLKADAAEKAAAEIAAATGSTCHALAADVSDEAGVAAAFAALPGSKLDVLVNSAGIAHVGSIETTSTDDFDRLYKVNVRGTFFTMQEAVKLMAAAKSGVILNLASIAATSGLSQRFAYSMTKGAVLAMTLSVAKDCLPHGIRCNCISPARVHTPFVDGFLAKNYPGREAEMMATLAAAQPIGRMGTPAEIADLALYLCSDAASFITGVDMLIDGGYTNLR from the coding sequence ATGGCAGAGATCACTCTCAAAGGAAAGCGGGCGCTGGTCACCGGCGCGGCAAGCGGCATCGGACGGGCCATTGCGACGAAATTCGCCGAGGCAGGCGCGGAGGTCTTCGTACTTGACCTGAAGGCCGACGCAGCGGAGAAAGCCGCGGCAGAGATCGCAGCAGCCACAGGCAGCACCTGTCACGCGCTGGCAGCGGATGTGAGCGACGAGGCCGGCGTGGCGGCGGCCTTCGCCGCACTGCCGGGCAGCAAGCTGGATGTGCTGGTGAACAGCGCGGGCATCGCGCACGTCGGCTCGATCGAGACAACCTCGACCGACGACTTCGACCGTCTCTACAAGGTGAATGTGCGCGGCACATTTTTCACCATGCAAGAGGCAGTGAAGCTCATGGCTGCGGCAAAATCAGGCGTGATCCTGAACCTCGCCTCGATTGCGGCGACCTCCGGACTGAGCCAGCGTTTCGCCTACTCGATGACCAAGGGAGCAGTGCTGGCCATGACGCTCTCCGTCGCCAAGGATTGCCTGCCCCATGGCATCCGCTGCAACTGCATCTCTCCGGCACGCGTGCACACACCGTTTGTCGATGGCTTCCTGGCCAAGAACTATCCGGGCCGCGAAGCGGAGATGATGGCCACCCTCGCCGCCGCGCAGCCGATCGGCCGCATGGGCACGCCGGCCGAGATCGCCGACCTCGCGCTCTACCTCTGCTCCGACGCAGCCAGCTTCATCACCGGCGTAGACATGCTGATCGACGGCGGCTACACCAACCTCCGGTAA
- a CDS encoding protein-disulfide reductase DsbD family protein, whose protein sequence is MRGRRLSSILLALFLLVTGRAFAAPDAASEAAPSASVPHLTVQLVVPPAQIYPGQHFTAGLYFKLEPGWHVYWINAGDSGEPPEIHWALPDGVTAGDLQFPTPKRLPLGPLMDFGYENEVLFPIPVTVAQSYKPAGPTATLGGKVSWLVCREVCIPGKAELAVTRAALGSAPSQPGQIADDAALLARFASTLPKPLPSDDQAKFETTPQGFKLAVSTGQKENSAEFFPFDQTVVSNPAPQTVTPRRDGVELALTKDENLTSAPTELHGLLVLSGGRAYEIHATPGTLAAASGSRAASSLAGIVLLAFVGGIILNLMPCVFPVLFIKGLALVQSSGEERGRMRRHGLVYTLGILISFWAVVAALLVLRGAGHQLGWGFQFQSPIFLALMALLLFFLGLSLAGQFEIGLTLTSAGGGLAQKSGYAGSFFTGVLAVVVATPCSAPFMGAAVGYALAQPPVITFAVFSALAVGLAAPYLLLTFIPSWARLLPRPGAWMEVLKQAVSVPIFGTVIWLVWVFTQVSGATALLALLAAFLLLAIAGWILGRWPAKAPATIAAILVLALAVAVPVYAADKLGAPISAATTGTAASATKWEPFTPQLVAQYRAQGKPVFVDFTASWCLSCQVNERVVLERADVEQKLASSGVALIKADWTQHDDAITQALAALGRSSIPTYAVYPADPSQPPKVLPEVLTPGIVISALDSVAMAKPDTQKAETAAPGEKVF, encoded by the coding sequence ATGCGCGGACGCCGCCTCTCTTCGATTCTGCTTGCCCTTTTCCTGCTCGTGACCGGGCGCGCCTTCGCTGCGCCGGATGCGGCTTCGGAGGCCGCGCCCAGCGCCTCTGTGCCTCATCTCACCGTCCAGCTCGTGGTTCCACCCGCGCAGATCTATCCCGGCCAGCACTTCACCGCCGGGCTGTACTTCAAGCTCGAGCCCGGCTGGCACGTCTACTGGATCAACGCCGGCGACTCGGGCGAGCCCCCCGAAATACATTGGGCGCTGCCGGATGGCGTGACTGCCGGCGATCTCCAGTTCCCGACGCCGAAGCGCCTGCCCCTCGGCCCGCTGATGGACTTCGGCTACGAGAACGAAGTCCTCTTCCCCATCCCGGTGACGGTGGCGCAGAGCTACAAGCCGGCCGGTCCGACGGCAACTCTCGGCGGCAAGGTGAGCTGGCTGGTCTGCCGTGAGGTGTGCATTCCCGGCAAGGCGGAGCTTGCCGTCACGCGCGCAGCCCTGGGCTCTGCGCCCTCGCAGCCGGGCCAGATTGCAGACGATGCGGCACTCCTTGCACGCTTCGCTTCGACCCTCCCCAAGCCTCTGCCCTCGGACGATCAGGCGAAGTTCGAGACCACGCCGCAGGGTTTCAAACTCGCAGTCTCGACAGGGCAGAAGGAAAACTCGGCAGAGTTCTTCCCCTTTGACCAGACGGTGGTCTCGAACCCCGCACCGCAGACCGTCACCCCGCGCAGAGATGGCGTCGAGCTGGCGCTGACCAAGGACGAGAACCTGACCTCGGCGCCAACGGAGCTGCATGGACTTCTCGTGCTGAGCGGCGGACGGGCTTATGAGATTCACGCCACTCCCGGCACGCTGGCTGCAGCCTCGGGGAGCCGCGCGGCGAGCAGCCTTGCCGGCATCGTGCTGCTCGCCTTCGTCGGTGGCATCATTTTGAACCTGATGCCGTGCGTCTTCCCGGTGCTCTTCATCAAGGGACTGGCTCTGGTGCAATCCTCAGGCGAGGAGCGCGGCCGGATGCGCCGCCACGGTCTCGTCTACACGCTCGGCATCCTCATTTCTTTCTGGGCAGTCGTTGCAGCACTGCTGGTCCTGCGTGGCGCCGGACACCAGCTTGGCTGGGGCTTCCAGTTCCAGTCGCCGATCTTCCTCGCGCTGATGGCCCTGCTGCTCTTCTTCCTCGGCCTCTCACTGGCCGGGCAGTTTGAGATTGGCCTCACACTGACGAGCGCGGGGGGCGGACTCGCCCAGAAGAGCGGATACGCGGGCAGCTTCTTTACCGGGGTACTCGCGGTTGTCGTCGCGACGCCCTGCTCGGCGCCATTCATGGGCGCGGCAGTGGGCTACGCGCTGGCGCAGCCACCGGTCATCACCTTTGCCGTCTTTAGTGCACTGGCGGTGGGACTGGCCGCACCGTACCTCCTGCTGACCTTCATCCCCTCGTGGGCAAGGCTGTTACCGCGGCCGGGCGCGTGGATGGAAGTACTGAAGCAGGCCGTCTCGGTGCCGATCTTCGGCACGGTGATCTGGCTGGTGTGGGTCTTTACCCAGGTTTCCGGTGCGACCGCACTGCTCGCCTTGCTCGCCGCCTTCCTGCTGCTGGCCATCGCAGGCTGGATTCTAGGCCGTTGGCCGGCAAAGGCTCCGGCGACCATTGCAGCCATACTGGTCCTCGCGCTGGCAGTGGCTGTGCCAGTCTATGCAGCGGACAAGCTCGGTGCACCCATTTCGGCGGCAACAACCGGAACAGCAGCAAGCGCGACCAAGTGGGAGCCTTTCACGCCGCAGCTGGTGGCGCAGTACCGCGCACAGGGTAAGCCGGTCTTCGTGGACTTCACCGCCAGCTGGTGTCTGAGCTGCCAGGTGAACGAGCGGGTCGTCCTGGAGCGGGCCGATGTAGAGCAGAAGCTCGCCTCGAGCGGAGTGGCGCTGATCAAGGCCGACTGGACGCAGCACGACGACGCCATCACCCAGGCACTGGCCGCGCTGGGACGGAGCAGCATCCCCACCTACGCCGTCTACCCCGCCGATCCGAGCCAGCCGCCGAAGGTACTGCCTGAAGTCCTGACACCGGGCATCGTCATCTCGGCCCTGGATTCCGTAGCCATGGCTAAACCGGATACGCAGAAGGCCGAGACAGCCGCTCCAGGCGAGAAGGTTTTCTAA
- a CDS encoding thioredoxin family protein, translating to MRLLSRLSVASLSFAISLSAYAVRVGDQAPAFTGVDSHGKTHSLSEYRGKYVVLEWTNNGCPYTKKHYESGNMQALQKQWTTKGVVWLTVLSSAQGNQGYMSPAEENAYMSKVHADPTAALLDPSGAIGHLYEAKTTPDMFVIDPQGKLIYAGAIDDHPTTDTSDVAGSKNYVSAALTESMNGQPVATGYTRPYGCSVKYAGAE from the coding sequence ATGCGCCTGCTCTCCAGACTGTCTGTCGCCTCGCTTTCCTTCGCCATTTCCCTCTCCGCGTACGCCGTCCGTGTCGGCGACCAGGCTCCCGCATTCACCGGCGTGGATTCCCACGGCAAGACACACTCACTCTCGGAATATCGCGGCAAATATGTGGTACTGGAATGGACGAACAACGGCTGCCCATATACGAAGAAGCATTACGAGAGCGGCAACATGCAGGCGCTTCAGAAACAGTGGACGACGAAAGGCGTCGTCTGGCTGACCGTGCTCTCGTCTGCGCAGGGCAACCAGGGTTATATGTCGCCTGCGGAAGAAAACGCCTACATGTCAAAAGTCCATGCCGATCCGACCGCCGCGCTCCTTGACCCCAGCGGCGCAATCGGCCACCTCTATGAGGCGAAGACGACGCCGGATATGTTCGTCATCGATCCGCAAGGCAAACTGATCTATGCCGGGGCCATCGATGACCATCCGACGACCGATACCAGCGACGTCGCTGGCTCGAAGAACTACGTCTCGGCAGCGCTGACCGAATCCATGAACGGCCAGCCGGTGGCCACCGGATACACCCGGCCCTACGGCTGCAGCGTAAAGTATGCTGGCGCAGAATAA
- a CDS encoding AI-2E family transporter, translated as MPNDLRTHARTAGTALFNWWKAVTLEALCVAVLWWIGLFLLGVPWAPVWALIGGLMTFIPNFGGVITVIFPVLMILFSGHDMYRLGLVLGLYAVIVVIDQLALQPLLLKRVSRIPIWASIVVPIALGIIIPFWGVLLGPPLLAIIYAFRKPPQPLPPPQTGPR; from the coding sequence ATGCCAAACGACCTCCGCACTCATGCTCGCACCGCTGGAACGGCCCTGTTCAACTGGTGGAAGGCGGTCACGCTCGAAGCGCTCTGCGTTGCGGTGCTCTGGTGGATTGGGCTTTTTCTTTTAGGGGTGCCGTGGGCTCCCGTGTGGGCGCTGATCGGCGGCCTGATGACCTTCATCCCCAATTTCGGTGGGGTGATTACGGTCATCTTTCCGGTGCTGATGATCCTCTTCAGCGGCCATGACATGTACCGCCTTGGCCTGGTTCTCGGTCTCTACGCGGTGATCGTGGTCATTGACCAGCTTGCGCTCCAGCCATTGCTGCTCAAGAGGGTTAGCCGCATCCCCATCTGGGCGTCGATTGTCGTGCCCATCGCCCTCGGCATCATCATCCCGTTCTGGGGCGTGCTACTCGGACCGCCGCTGCTGGCTATCATCTACGCCTTCCGCAAGCCTCCTCAGCCATTGCCGCCGCCTCAAACAGGGCCAAGGTAG